The following proteins are encoded in a genomic region of Reichenbachiella sp.:
- a CDS encoding protein-glutamate O-methyltransferase CheR produces MIDSISDEELDALMQALKNRYGLDFTNYEKKSLKRSIVRLMMKHKMTSMLELWSKIIKDKEFFERGIDDLLVNLTELFRNPDAWIVIKEKILDHYKTKPRLNVWHAGCSTGEEVYTMAIVLEEKGFLHKTRALATDLSDRALKKAKAGDYSLIILEQYLKPFLSFYPNRKMADFFDFNEFHATIKPAYKSHVTFERHNLVHDGMVTKHDIIFCRNVMIYFDEKLKIQVLELFHKSLNDDGFLVIGYYDIMPDAGKVLFEVFDVKTRIYKKKKI; encoded by the coding sequence GTGATAGATAGCATATCAGATGAAGAATTAGATGCTTTGATGCAAGCCTTGAAAAACAGGTACGGATTGGATTTCACGAATTATGAAAAAAAATCCTTGAAGAGAAGTATTGTGCGTCTGATGATGAAGCACAAAATGACTTCAATGCTTGAGTTGTGGTCAAAAATCATTAAGGACAAAGAATTTTTTGAAAGAGGTATCGATGACTTATTGGTTAACCTTACTGAACTGTTTAGAAATCCAGATGCTTGGATAGTGATTAAGGAAAAAATATTAGATCACTATAAGACCAAACCAAGACTTAATGTTTGGCATGCAGGATGTTCTACCGGAGAAGAGGTATATACTATGGCTATTGTGCTTGAAGAAAAGGGCTTCCTACATAAGACCAGAGCATTAGCCACCGACTTGAGTGATAGAGCACTAAAAAAGGCCAAGGCAGGGGACTATTCCTTGATCATATTAGAACAGTACCTCAAACCATTTCTTTCTTTTTATCCGAATAGAAAGATGGCAGACTTTTTCGATTTCAATGAATTTCATGCGACTATAAAGCCAGCTTACAAAAGCCATGTGACTTTTGAAAGGCATAATCTGGTTCATGATGGCATGGTAACTAAACACGATATTATTTTTTGTCGAAATGTGATGATTTATTTCGATGAAAAGCTAAAAATACAAGTACTCGAATTATTTCATAAGAGCTTAAATGATGATGGATTTTTAGTCATTGGCTATTATGATATTATGCCTGATGCTGGTAAGGTACTGTTCGAGGTATTTGATGTAAAGACCAGAATTTATAAGAAGAAGAAAATTTAA
- a CDS encoding response regulator produces MSKKVLIVDDSMYMRTLIKDTLKAEGYEVVGEAPNGETAIDLAMELSPDLITLDNILPDMIGTDILKVFKDQGISSKVIMVSAVGQQSVINEGIDLGASEYIVKPFTSEDLIAVVNRVVN; encoded by the coding sequence ATGAGCAAAAAAGTATTGATAGTGGATGACTCAATGTACATGCGTACTTTGATCAAGGATACCCTAAAAGCCGAAGGGTATGAAGTTGTAGGCGAAGCGCCTAATGGAGAGACGGCTATTGATTTGGCCATGGAGCTTTCTCCTGATTTGATTACACTAGATAATATCCTTCCTGATATGATAGGAACAGATATCTTGAAAGTTTTTAAAGATCAGGGCATTAGCTCAAAAGTGATCATGGTGAGTGCGGTAGGTCAGCAGTCTGTGATCAACGAAGGGATAGATTTGGGTGCCTCTGAATACATTGTGAAGCCATTTACATCGGAAGATCTTATAGCAGTGGTTAACAGAGTGGTCAACTGA
- a CDS encoding NUDIX hydrolase translates to MTDESTSTYIVAQPILVAVDNVIFGFDTEEEKLKVLLFKRKIEPFAGQWSLVGSFIQPEESAVTAASRILTDFTGLESVYLEQLHTYSAIDRDPEDRVISIAYYSLIQLQKYRKDLVATHDAGWFEVNNIPEVVVDHNQIISDALTKLQDNARRKPVGFNLLPPKFTLPQLFKLYQEIYQKEIDDRNFRKKILATGLLEKLDTKDKTASKKGAFHYQFNKTKYQELETEGYDILFH, encoded by the coding sequence ATGACTGACGAAAGCACCTCAACTTATATTGTTGCTCAGCCCATACTGGTGGCTGTAGATAATGTAATTTTTGGATTTGATACTGAAGAGGAAAAACTAAAAGTATTACTATTCAAAAGGAAAATTGAGCCTTTTGCTGGTCAATGGTCCTTGGTGGGAAGTTTCATTCAGCCCGAGGAATCGGCAGTTACTGCTGCCTCAAGGATACTGACAGATTTCACTGGTTTGGAAAGTGTATATCTCGAACAACTTCATACCTACAGTGCCATAGACCGTGACCCGGAAGATCGTGTGATTTCCATAGCTTACTACAGTCTAATTCAACTCCAAAAGTACAGAAAGGACTTGGTCGCCACCCACGATGCTGGGTGGTTTGAAGTCAACAACATCCCTGAAGTTGTCGTTGATCACAATCAAATCATCTCAGATGCACTAACCAAACTTCAGGATAATGCACGGAGAAAACCAGTGGGGTTTAATTTATTGCCCCCTAAGTTCACCCTTCCTCAACTGTTCAAACTTTATCAGGAGATTTATCAGAAGGAGATTGATGACAGAAATTTTCGCAAGAAAATACTTGCAACAGGCCTACTGGAAAAGCTGGATACCAAAGACAAGACAGCTTCCAAAAAAGGTGCTTTCCACTATCAGTTCAATAAAACAAAATATCAGGAACTAGAAACCGAAGGCTACGATATTCTATTTCATTGA
- a CDS encoding galactokinase, producing MVQKREDIKDRFVEAFGSEPEIFRAPGRINIIGEHTDYNDGFVLPAAIDLAVYVFIQKSGSDQSKLISIDLDESYFFNIKEALAPVDQGWVNYFLGVIDQLQMAGHQLEGFNLMFTSDIPMGSGLSSSAALECGFGQALIDLFDLNIPKMDLAKMGQAAEHKFAGVKCGIMDQFASCMGKDGHVVRLDCRSLEFEYYPADFKAYDLVLFDSNVKHNLADSQYNIRRAQCEEGVKALQSVNPDITSLREANLEDLAEAQASMEEVVYRRCKYAIEENIRVQAVCEALQAGEIEKVGQIMLETHHGLSKDYEVSCKELDTLIEIATNCEGHIGGRMMGGGFGGCTINLIRKDKVDKVISQVVDGYKKALGIDAKVYRVAIADGVGRLK from the coding sequence ATGGTACAAAAGAGGGAGGATATAAAAGACAGATTTGTAGAGGCCTTTGGGTCTGAACCTGAAATATTTCGAGCACCCGGTAGAATCAACATTATTGGAGAGCATACGGACTATAATGATGGATTTGTTTTGCCAGCAGCCATTGATTTAGCTGTTTATGTGTTTATTCAAAAGAGCGGATCTGATCAATCGAAGCTCATCTCGATTGATCTAGACGAATCTTATTTCTTTAATATCAAGGAGGCTTTAGCTCCCGTGGATCAAGGTTGGGTTAATTATTTTCTGGGCGTGATTGATCAGTTGCAAATGGCTGGTCATCAATTAGAAGGATTCAATTTGATGTTTACCAGCGACATTCCCATGGGATCAGGGCTCTCGTCTTCCGCAGCTTTAGAATGTGGTTTCGGTCAGGCTTTGATAGACTTATTTGATCTAAATATTCCGAAAATGGATCTGGCTAAAATGGGTCAGGCTGCAGAGCACAAGTTTGCAGGCGTCAAGTGTGGCATTATGGATCAGTTTGCTAGTTGCATGGGCAAGGATGGTCATGTGGTTCGACTGGACTGCAGAAGCCTAGAGTTCGAATACTACCCGGCTGACTTCAAAGCATACGACCTGGTGCTATTTGATTCCAATGTCAAACATAATTTGGCCGATTCTCAGTACAACATTCGTCGGGCCCAATGCGAAGAGGGAGTGAAAGCACTTCAATCTGTGAACCCTGATATCACCTCATTAAGAGAGGCTAATTTGGAGGATTTGGCAGAAGCACAAGCCTCCATGGAAGAAGTGGTCTATCGCAGATGCAAGTATGCGATTGAAGAGAATATTAGAGTACAAGCCGTATGCGAGGCCTTGCAGGCTGGTGAGATAGAAAAAGTAGGGCAAATTATGCTCGAAACGCATCATGGACTAAGTAAAGATTATGAAGTCAGTTGTAAGGAGCTGGATACACTTATTGAAATTGCGACAAACTGTGAAGGACATATCGGTGGACGAATGATGGGCGGGGGCTTTGGCGGATGCACCATCAATTTGATTAGGAAGGATAAAGTAGATAAGGTTATTAGTCAGGTAGTAGATGGCTATAAAAAGGCGCTTGGAATAGATGCCAAAGTATATCGCGTAGCGATAGCGGACGGAGTAGGACGGTTAAAATAA
- a CDS encoding UDP-glucose--hexose-1-phosphate uridylyltransferase: protein MKFNANDHSHRRLNILTGEWVQVSPHRSKRPWQGQVEKLSVDRRPEYDDKCYLCPTNERIGGELNPDYKDVFAFTNDFAALQSDIPSGGVENGLMQSKSERGLCKVICFSPRHDLTIPEMETGQIKLVVDLWIDQCHEIGALDFINHIQIFENKGAVMGCSNPHPHGQIWAQESVPVEPAKKQAQQLAYFEKTGGNLLLDYLSQETELQERIIFENDHMVVLVPFWAVWPYEAMIIPKRKMSRIIGMNDEERVALAEAYRYLTIKYDNLFETSFPYSAGIHQAPYDGVPHEEWQWHMTFYPPLLRSATVKKFMVGYEMLGNPQRDITPEFAAQRIKEQSEMHYLSRMD, encoded by the coding sequence ATGAAATTTAATGCAAACGATCACTCGCACAGGCGATTGAATATATTGACTGGCGAATGGGTGCAAGTATCGCCGCACCGTTCCAAAAGACCCTGGCAAGGACAAGTAGAGAAGTTGTCGGTGGATCGACGACCGGAGTATGACGACAAATGTTACCTATGTCCGACTAATGAACGGATAGGAGGCGAGCTCAATCCAGATTACAAAGATGTTTTCGCCTTCACCAATGATTTTGCCGCCTTGCAATCGGACATTCCATCCGGCGGAGTAGAAAATGGATTGATGCAGTCCAAGAGCGAACGAGGGCTTTGTAAAGTGATCTGTTTTTCTCCTCGTCATGATTTGACCATACCCGAAATGGAAACAGGTCAAATTAAACTAGTCGTAGATTTGTGGATCGATCAGTGCCATGAAATTGGTGCATTAGATTTTATCAATCACATTCAGATTTTTGAAAATAAAGGGGCTGTAATGGGATGCTCTAATCCTCATCCGCATGGGCAAATCTGGGCGCAAGAATCTGTACCTGTGGAGCCAGCCAAAAAGCAAGCGCAACAATTGGCTTATTTTGAAAAAACAGGAGGCAACTTGCTGTTGGACTATTTGTCTCAGGAAACAGAATTACAGGAAAGAATCATCTTCGAAAATGATCATATGGTGGTACTGGTGCCGTTTTGGGCGGTATGGCCTTACGAGGCAATGATTATTCCTAAAAGAAAAATGTCCAGAATCATCGGAATGAATGATGAGGAACGAGTGGCATTGGCAGAAGCTTATCGCTATTTAACCATTAAATACGACAACTTATTCGAGACGTCTTTTCCTTATTCTGCTGGAATTCATCAGGCACCATACGATGGAGTACCTCATGAAGAATGGCAATGGCATATGACTTTTTATCCACCGTTGCTTAGATCTGCCACTGTCAAGAAGTTTATGGTTGGGTATGAAATGCTAGGCAACCCACAGCGCGACATTACACCAGAGTTTGCAGCTCAGCGAATCAAGGAGCAATCTGAAATGCACTACTTATCCAGAATGGATTGA
- a CDS encoding threonine/serine dehydratase, producing MIKPTDILKAKERIAPYIRETPVEYAQALQQEFGINVHFKLENLQVSGSFKPRGGFNKILKNPTEEFVAPTAGGHGVGLSYAANQLGAKVHILMPKTADSDRIKDIEANGAAIQFFDTVPEARAKAKALEAANNYVFVSAFNDTEMVEGGGTIAVELLEQLPNMDCLVCGVGGGGYIAGMGILLKAINPDIKIYGVQQENAPFLAEWFKHKTYPKELIMQPSIAEGIGAEVEEDSITWPYIEELVDDFFVVSEEEIRDSLLWLLKAHKHYVEPSAVVGLAAIRKYPEHFKKFKSVCTILTGRNMSFDKFQSILDK from the coding sequence ATGATCAAACCCACAGACATCCTCAAAGCCAAGGAAAGAATTGCACCATATATCAGGGAAACACCAGTAGAATACGCTCAGGCACTTCAGCAAGAATTTGGAATAAACGTACACTTCAAATTGGAAAACTTGCAAGTATCTGGAAGTTTCAAGCCAAGAGGTGGATTCAATAAGATACTCAAGAATCCTACAGAAGAGTTTGTTGCCCCTACTGCCGGCGGGCATGGGGTCGGTTTGTCCTATGCAGCAAACCAATTAGGAGCCAAAGTACATATCCTGATGCCTAAGACTGCCGACAGCGATCGAATCAAAGATATTGAAGCCAATGGGGCGGCCATCCAATTTTTTGATACTGTGCCTGAAGCTCGAGCCAAAGCTAAGGCGCTAGAAGCGGCTAACAATTATGTTTTTGTTTCGGCTTTCAACGATACTGAAATGGTAGAAGGCGGCGGAACGATCGCCGTAGAATTGCTAGAGCAGTTACCAAATATGGATTGTCTGGTCTGTGGCGTCGGTGGCGGTGGATATATCGCCGGCATGGGTATTTTGTTGAAAGCTATCAACCCTGACATTAAAATCTATGGGGTACAACAAGAAAATGCGCCTTTTTTAGCGGAGTGGTTTAAACACAAAACATATCCTAAAGAGTTGATCATGCAACCTTCTATTGCCGAGGGAATTGGCGCCGAAGTTGAAGAAGATTCCATCACCTGGCCTTACATTGAAGAATTGGTAGACGACTTTTTCGTAGTCAGCGAAGAGGAAATTCGGGACAGTTTGTTGTGGTTACTCAAAGCGCACAAGCATTATGTAGAACCTTCAGCTGTAGTCGGATTAGCTGCCATTAGAAAGTATCCAGAACATTTTAAAAAATTCAAATCTGTGTGCACCATCCTGACAGGGCGAAACATGTCATTCGACAAGTTTCAATCCATTCTGGATAAGTAG
- a CDS encoding peptidylprolyl isomerase translates to MRLTFALCLLSLFQIRCVEKTTQCKIETSLGAIEVELYPEKAPNTVANFLKYVDAGLYANSSFFRTCTPENEAERDVRIEVIQGGDLPTEKEMDPVAIETTEQTGLLHKDGTLSMARDTPNSATCSFFICIGEQPSLDFGGARNPDGQGFAAFGQVTKGMDVVKKIQEQEEDDQYLIEPIKILNITRID, encoded by the coding sequence ATGCGACTAACCTTTGCTCTTTGTTTACTTTCCCTATTCCAGATTCGATGCGTCGAAAAAACTACCCAATGCAAAATAGAAACCTCACTCGGAGCAATCGAAGTAGAACTGTATCCGGAAAAAGCGCCTAACACCGTAGCGAATTTCTTGAAGTATGTGGATGCCGGTTTGTATGCGAATTCCAGCTTTTTTCGGACTTGCACACCCGAAAACGAAGCAGAACGAGACGTTCGAATAGAAGTCATACAGGGCGGAGATCTGCCAACAGAAAAAGAAATGGACCCTGTAGCCATTGAAACCACCGAGCAAACCGGATTACTACACAAAGATGGCACATTGTCCATGGCCAGAGACACGCCCAATTCAGCCACTTGCAGTTTTTTCATATGCATCGGTGAGCAGCCTTCGCTGGATTTTGGTGGAGCCAGAAATCCGGATGGGCAGGGCTTTGCGGCCTTTGGTCAGGTAACCAAAGGCATGGATGTAGTAAAAAAGATCCAGGAGCAAGAGGAAGACGATCAATACCTGATTGAACCCATTAAAATCCTTAACATCACAAGAATTGATTAA
- a CDS encoding TIR domain-containing protein — translation MSEIFISYIPEDKRRARQLAEVLDEFGWSVWWESAIADDEHFDAQIQSALKGADCIIVLWSPNAINNEIILEQAQLGVKKKNLVSLTYDEVQKEHPLPSDNYTNLSHWNGDTADKNIRILLSDIYDLIGHPPQKTRDKTFRNLVTFVSVMLLVVWSTFILSIQYKNKTQEARDWEMYLSENKSEGYKAYLKLYPEGKHVRTAAFKVDSLHEAESWEKALIANSVAVLEAYIQENPKGTYKDAAFARIAELKDEAAWQEASEENTVVSYKVYLRLSPNGKFANEAEKIITERTRPKVVAKAKPVEPSYLLQTFSAPKEVLSVAVAPNGRRILTKGWDNTAWLWDLNGNLIEELKGHTDWLTSVAFSPNGNRMATGSWDKTAKLYDVNGRMLREFNGHTFHVSDVTFSPDGEYLATASFDKTARLYKLDGTFVQSFQGHREWVNAVAFSPDGKHILTASNDHTARMWDMKGNMVAEFSGHIHWVTSVAFSPDGKFIITGSKDKTARIWRLKDRKNKKLIGHTKPVNAVAFSPDGQKVVTASADHTAILWTLNGKELRRYTKHKGQINDVAFTPDGSKILTGSSDRTARLWEVQ, via the coding sequence TTGAGCGAAATATTCATTAGCTATATTCCAGAAGACAAACGCCGGGCCCGCCAATTGGCAGAGGTGCTCGACGAGTTTGGCTGGTCGGTTTGGTGGGAGTCTGCCATTGCTGATGACGAACATTTTGACGCTCAAATCCAATCTGCTTTGAAAGGCGCAGATTGTATCATTGTACTCTGGTCTCCGAATGCCATCAATAATGAAATCATTTTGGAGCAGGCTCAGCTAGGGGTGAAGAAGAAAAATCTGGTTTCTCTGACCTACGACGAGGTACAGAAGGAGCACCCCTTACCATCAGATAACTATACCAATCTGTCGCATTGGAATGGTGATACTGCCGATAAGAACATTCGAATTCTGTTAAGCGATATTTATGACCTGATTGGTCATCCGCCACAAAAAACCAGAGATAAGACATTTAGGAATCTGGTCACCTTTGTGTCTGTTATGCTTTTGGTCGTATGGAGTACTTTTATTTTGTCCATTCAGTATAAAAATAAAACCCAGGAAGCCAGGGACTGGGAAATGTACCTATCTGAAAACAAAAGCGAAGGGTACAAGGCATATTTAAAACTCTACCCAGAGGGAAAACACGTTCGAACGGCTGCATTCAAAGTAGATAGTCTGCACGAGGCTGAAAGTTGGGAAAAGGCACTAATCGCTAATTCAGTGGCAGTTTTGGAAGCCTACATCCAGGAAAACCCTAAGGGGACGTATAAGGATGCGGCTTTTGCCCGAATCGCTGAACTGAAGGATGAAGCAGCCTGGCAGGAAGCCAGTGAAGAAAACACGGTGGTAAGTTACAAGGTGTACCTCAGGCTTTCGCCTAATGGCAAGTTTGCCAACGAAGCTGAAAAAATCATTACCGAACGCACGAGACCCAAAGTCGTAGCTAAGGCAAAACCAGTGGAGCCTAGTTATCTGCTACAAACCTTCTCTGCACCCAAAGAAGTGCTGAGTGTGGCTGTGGCACCTAATGGCCGACGTATTCTCACCAAGGGCTGGGACAATACCGCCTGGCTCTGGGATCTGAATGGTAACCTGATCGAAGAACTCAAAGGGCACACCGACTGGTTGACCTCTGTCGCTTTTTCACCCAATGGTAATCGTATGGCTACTGGCTCTTGGGATAAAACGGCCAAATTGTATGATGTCAATGGACGTATGCTTCGTGAATTCAACGGACACACGTTTCATGTGAGCGATGTGACTTTCTCTCCTGATGGAGAATATCTGGCGACGGCTTCCTTCGACAAAACAGCCAGATTGTATAAACTGGATGGCACTTTCGTGCAATCTTTTCAAGGACACAGAGAGTGGGTCAACGCAGTAGCCTTCTCACCAGATGGCAAACATATACTGACAGCTTCCAATGATCATACCGCTCGCATGTGGGACATGAAGGGCAATATGGTCGCTGAGTTTTCTGGCCACATTCATTGGGTGACTTCCGTGGCTTTTTCTCCAGATGGTAAGTTTATCATTACTGGTTCTAAGGACAAGACGGCCAGAATCTGGAGACTGAAAGACCGTAAAAACAAGAAGCTTATCGGTCATACCAAACCTGTCAATGCAGTGGCCTTCTCTCCGGATGGCCAAAAGGTAGTCACCGCATCAGCCGATCACACGGCTATCCTTTGGACCCTCAATGGCAAAGAGCTCCGAAGATACACCAAACACAAAGGCCAAATCAATGATGTGGCTTTTACCCCAGATGGTAGCAAAATCCTAACCGGTTCCAGCGATCGTACGGCTAGGCTTTGGGAGGTGCAGTAA
- a CDS encoding DUF4157 domain-containing protein has protein sequence MNTYADNTKENKRQSVPAADSKVKHVREPTFQFTDNRPEAVAQRKLQEIAKNKVTQFQATTDNQSSRQRQPIQKNKNNTGLPDNLKIGIEKLSGYSMSDVKVHINSAKPAQLQAHAFAQGTDIHLGPGQKKHLPHEAWHVVQQKQGRVKPTIQTKSGVHINNDTGLEKEADVMGEKASNLSNENNTAGHLTSKTAPQGSSVAQLMPPKKKSEKKGGGGGGSTPAWSTAQELVTWAEAEARKMRLPASMADTLINVQIGKRAGSMSPEDEARLKAEVKQIRQASAETAAAAAIAAITPDSLATEAMRRFRHMCKVVHHKPNPALIKSVGPPEHAGNLQAAAARTDRIAYVANLITTPTDLAAVLKRYSELVTPEIPFAMVIGLNLLESVHGTGAEQLLACKLPSVVPFPVTVIRYTWGMNWGEDQGLDEVKECMNEQLAFIKEKAADNDRLLAEASVVFNQRVHQYEKSFIGGASNAIPYGLLRTKLLESPENRRCVDEFHAHGKHVYIFNSDADAPSFRTSEQQKGVKRTLLQGYSDELEKAGHPELMVGGYRFDEKTAHGGGDLDMNIPEHRLTLLANQLDAQFRMMIHSINSELIYPTEPNMVFLAARPGKPTALSMMTGMEDTHSRRIPSWGTAKREGVDLRNTIRQVHEKEKVTTYRPNLATPTDSGRFQVKPASKTHSVRAFLASQIEAMFEEEQTYITKLAVMISSSGMSRQHVKVDADQIKIPLCRALMNPHDIEPAQAPATMKAETPDEINKLLDHGLMRWFIFENRGQLMKIHQEIIHQFMFMCQNEGSAAATSQSSETATAIVGGKQAQGGSPSITAGRAELSHDDAIHAGGFIFRANTAGIRDGGECLWDSLIHQGIEKARLEAAAAAVGLTFDQHVDWVDIKKLIDKINITLPAGVAKYGVTLYIAEYGHEATPLRLNLCEGGTVQINLALFGSSEELSGHYVPPSS, from the coding sequence TTGAATACTTACGCTGACAATACTAAAGAGAACAAACGCCAATCGGTGCCTGCAGCCGATTCTAAAGTGAAGCACGTTAGAGAGCCTACTTTTCAGTTTACGGATAATAGACCTGAAGCTGTAGCTCAAAGGAAACTGCAAGAGATCGCTAAGAATAAAGTGACTCAATTCCAAGCGACAACTGACAACCAATCCAGTAGGCAACGACAACCAATCCAAAAAAATAAGAACAATACTGGTTTACCTGATAATTTAAAAATAGGAATAGAAAAGCTTTCGGGTTACTCCATGAGTGATGTAAAAGTGCATATTAACTCTGCAAAACCTGCCCAACTACAAGCGCATGCTTTCGCTCAGGGAACTGACATCCATTTAGGGCCTGGTCAAAAAAAACATCTCCCTCATGAAGCTTGGCATGTAGTTCAACAAAAGCAAGGAAGAGTGAAGCCCACAATTCAAACGAAAAGTGGTGTGCATATTAATAATGATACTGGTTTGGAAAAAGAGGCGGATGTCATGGGAGAAAAGGCTTCGAATTTATCCAACGAAAACAATACTGCTGGCCATCTGACTAGCAAAACAGCACCTCAGGGTTCAAGTGTAGCCCAGTTGATGCCACCGAAGAAAAAAAGCGAAAAAAAAGGAGGCGGAGGTGGTGGAAGCACACCTGCCTGGTCCACAGCGCAAGAGTTAGTGACTTGGGCTGAAGCTGAGGCGAGAAAAATGAGGTTGCCTGCTTCCATGGCAGACACTTTAATTAACGTTCAGATTGGAAAGAGAGCCGGATCAATGTCTCCTGAAGATGAAGCCAGGCTGAAGGCAGAGGTAAAGCAAATTAGACAGGCATCGGCTGAGACTGCTGCCGCCGCCGCCATTGCGGCTATAACTCCCGATAGTCTGGCGACAGAAGCGATGCGCAGGTTTCGACATATGTGTAAGGTGGTACATCACAAACCAAATCCCGCTTTGATTAAATCTGTGGGACCACCGGAACATGCAGGAAATCTACAAGCAGCCGCTGCACGAACCGATAGAATTGCATATGTGGCAAATTTGATCACCACGCCAACCGACCTTGCTGCTGTGCTTAAGCGATACAGCGAATTGGTGACGCCTGAAATTCCTTTTGCTATGGTTATTGGTTTGAATCTGTTAGAGTCTGTTCATGGTACGGGAGCTGAGCAGCTACTTGCATGCAAACTTCCCTCCGTAGTGCCGTTTCCCGTTACGGTTATTCGGTATACCTGGGGGATGAATTGGGGAGAGGATCAGGGACTGGATGAAGTCAAGGAGTGTATGAATGAGCAATTGGCGTTCATTAAGGAAAAGGCGGCAGATAATGATAGGCTGTTAGCAGAGGCTTCAGTAGTTTTTAACCAGCGTGTTCATCAATATGAAAAGAGCTTCATAGGAGGAGCTAGCAACGCAATTCCCTACGGGTTGCTTCGAACCAAATTACTAGAGTCTCCGGAAAATCGTAGATGTGTGGATGAATTTCATGCACATGGCAAGCACGTGTATATTTTTAACTCGGATGCGGATGCACCCTCATTTCGTACCTCCGAACAGCAAAAAGGAGTTAAAAGAACTTTGCTACAGGGTTATTCGGATGAACTGGAAAAAGCCGGTCATCCAGAACTGATGGTGGGAGGATACCGATTTGATGAAAAAACAGCACATGGAGGTGGTGATTTGGATATGAACATTCCCGAACATAGACTCACGTTGTTGGCCAATCAGTTGGATGCGCAGTTTCGTATGATGATTCATTCCATCAATTCAGAATTGATTTATCCTACCGAACCAAATATGGTTTTCTTGGCTGCAAGACCAGGCAAACCAACTGCTTTGAGCATGATGACCGGAATGGAGGATACTCACAGTCGCCGCATACCTTCTTGGGGAACGGCAAAACGAGAAGGAGTTGACCTAAGAAACACTATTCGCCAGGTCCATGAAAAAGAAAAAGTAACTACCTACAGACCAAATCTGGCCACACCTACAGATAGTGGCCGTTTTCAGGTGAAACCCGCCAGTAAAACACATTCCGTTCGAGCTTTTTTAGCTTCGCAGATTGAGGCAATGTTTGAGGAAGAGCAAACCTACATAACGAAACTCGCTGTAATGATCAGTAGTTCAGGTATGTCCCGGCAACATGTGAAAGTAGATGCGGACCAAATCAAGATCCCACTTTGTCGGGCATTGATGAATCCACATGACATCGAACCAGCACAAGCTCCTGCCACTATGAAAGCAGAAACGCCCGATGAAATCAACAAACTTCTCGACCACGGATTAATGAGGTGGTTTATTTTTGAAAATCGCGGGCAACTGATGAAGATTCATCAGGAAATCATTCATCAGTTTATGTTTATGTGTCAAAATGAAGGATCGGCAGCAGCAACTTCCCAAAGTAGCGAAACAGCAACTGCCATTGTTGGAGGAAAACAAGCGCAAGGAGGGAGTCCCTCCATCACGGCTGGCAGAGCAGAGCTCAGCCATGATGATGCCATTCATGCCGGTGGGTTCATTTTTCGTGCCAATACAGCTGGTATTCGAGATGGTGGGGAGTGCTTGTGGGACAGTTTGATTCATCAGGGAATAGAGAAGGCTCGATTAGAAGCAGCCGCAGCGGCAGTCGGTCTCACATTTGATCAGCATGTTGATTGGGTAGATATTAAAAAACTAATTGACAAAATCAACATAACCCTTCCGGCGGGTGTAGCAAAATATGGGGTGACCCTTTATATTGCCGAGTATGGGCATGAAGCAACACCTTTGCGATTAAATTTGTGCGAGGGCGGAACAGTACAAATTAATCTTGCACTCTTCGGTTCGTCGGAAGAACTGTCGGGACATTATGTACCACCGAGCAGCTAA